The proteins below come from a single Gossypium raimondii isolate GPD5lz chromosome 2, ASM2569854v1, whole genome shotgun sequence genomic window:
- the LOC105788622 gene encoding elongation factor Tu, chloroplastic yields the protein MAISSTAAATAASSKLRYPHASPFPTHSSTTTSAFFSSIPSKLTPTHLSSSFLPPFLTTVATTSVFPRRRGSFTVKAARGKFERKKPHVNIGTIGHVDHGKTTLTAALTMALASMGNSAPKKYDEIDAAPEERARGITINTATVEYETENRHYAHVDCPGHADYVKNMITGAAQMDGAILVVSGADGPMPQTKEHILLAKQVGVPNVVVFLNKQDQVDDEELLQLVELEVRELLSSYEFPGDDVPIISGSALLALEALMAKPSIPRGENQWVDKIYELMDAVDSYIPVPQRQTDLPFLLAVEDVFSITGRGTVATGRIERGTVKVGETVDIVGLKDTRNVTVTGVEMFQKTLDDAMAGDNVGLLLRGVQKADIQRGMVLAKPGTITPHTKFSAIVYVLKKEEGGRHSPFFAGYRPQFYMRTTDVTGRVASIMNDKDEESKMVMPGDRVKMVVELIMPVACEQGMRFAIREGGKTVGAGVIQSIIE from the coding sequence ATGGCAATTTCATCAACAGCAGCAGCCACTGCCGCTTCTTCTAAGCTTAGATACCCACACGCCTCCCCTTTCCCAACTCACTCCTCAACCACCACCTCTGCCTTTTTCTCCTCAATTCCCTCTAAACTAACCCCTACCCACCTCTCCTCTTCCTTCCTCCCTCCTTTCCTCACTACCGTCGCCACCACTTCCGTATTCCCTCGCCGTCGCGGTTCTTTCACCGTCAAAGCTGCCCGTGGCAAATTCGAACGCAAAAAGCCCCACGTCAACATCGGCACCATCGGCCATGTCGACCACGGCAAAACCACCTTAACTGCCGCTCTAACTATGGCCTTAGCCTCCATGGGTAACAGTGCCCCAAAAAAGTACGACGAAATTGATGCCGCCCCTGAAGAGCGTGCCCGTGGTATCACCATTAACACCGCCACCGTTGAATACGAAACCGAGAATCGCCATTACGCCCACGTCGACTGCCCAGGGCACGCTGATTATGTCAAAAACATGATTACCGGAGCTGCCCAAATGGACGGTGCTATCTTGGTTGTTTCCGGAGCCGACGGACCCATGCCCCAGACTAAAGAACATATCTTGTTGGCTAAACAGGTCGGTGTCCCTAACGTGGTTGTGTTTTTGAACAAACAAGACCAGGTAGATGATGAAGAGCTTTTGCAATTAGTCGAATTGGAGGTGCGTGAATTGCTTTCTAGTTACGAATTTCCCGGTGATGATGTCCCTATTATTTCTGGCTCCGCACTTTTAGCTTTAGAAGCTTTGATGGCTAAGCCCAGTATTCCTAGGGGTGAAAACCAATGGGTGGATAAGATTTATGAACTTATGGATGCTGTTGATAGTTACATTCCTGTTCCTCAAAGACAAACAGATTTGCCTTTCTTGTTAGCTGTTGAGGATGTGTTTTCCATCACGGGTCGTGGTACTGTTGCCACTGGTCGTATCGAGAGAGGTACTGTTAAGGTTGGAGAGACTGTTGACATTGTTGGATTGAAGGATACAAGGAACGTCACAGTTACTGGTGTGGAAATGTTTCAAAAGACATTAGATGACGCCATGGCTGGTGATAATGTTGGGTTGTTACTTAGAGGTGTTCAAAAGGCCGATATTCAGAGAGGGATGGTTTTGGCTAAACCAGGGACAATCACTCCCCATACCAAGTTCAGCGCCATTGTCTATGTGTTGAAGAAGGAAGAGGGTGGCAGACATTCTCCCTTCTTCGCAGGTTATAGGCCTCAGTTCTACATGAGGACCACTGATGTCACTGGAAGGGTGGCTTCCATTATGAATGATAAGGATGAGGAGTCTAAGATGGTTATGCCTGGTGACCGTGTAAAGATGGTAGTTGAGCTTATCATGCCTGTGGCTTGTGAGCAAGGGATGCGGTTTGCTATCAGAGAAGGAGGGAAGACGGTTGGAGCCGGGGTTATTCAGTCTATTATTGAGTGA